Genomic window (Brevibacterium paucivorans):
CGTTCGCTGTGAACCGCTCGAATATCAGGATGGTGATTTTGTTGCCGCGAGTAATGAAGATGAATCAGCGGACAACGGCGTAACTAAAGTACCTGTCGAATCACTTGTAAATGACAGTAGCAAAGGTTCGGAGGATTACGACGGTTGGTGTTGGCCACGAAATCGAAAAGCTGAACGGCGCTACTTGTCTTCAAAAGTAACGTACGCGCCGAAAGATTCGACAATCTTGGATGCCAATCAGAACGAATCAGACTCAGCGGGTACGTACTTTTTGTACTACGAGACACCTGTGCCTGAGCATCTACCAGACGTTTGGGGAGCGGATTTTGCAGCTCGCGTGCGATTGAATAGTGGTGGCGTAGTGGAAAGTCGGCGTTTCAGGCGTGAAGAAGGAAGTTCAACGCTTGTTTCAGGTGACGGTCGCATCTACTTCTATGAGAATGTTAAAGACTCTAACTGTAAGCTCACATCCGAACAGCTTCCTGTCGCGGTGCGGCGCGAAGAGTTCATCGATGAAGATCCGATCAAAGAGAAGCTAGCGAACTTTATCCTTGACTCGGTTATAGCTACTCTTGCGAGCGGAATTTCTGGTGGCGAAATGGACGGCGAGGAATCTGAGTCCTCAGATTCTCTTATCCCTGGTCTGAGTGTTGGGGATCTTTCTGGCCCACTTTCTCATGAGCAAATTCATAAGCTCATGTCAACATTAGACAATGACGTTCGCTGGAACTTGATTCGTAAACGCGTCAAGTGCATTCCTGAAACCGAACACGCTCAGCACGCTGTCAACATTTTCAATACCTTGAAACGATCAGAACCTGGTACCGTACTGGCAGTTCAGGGGCCACCAGGAACCGGAAAGACTTTCGTGGGTGGCCATGTGATAGCCGCACTTGTGGCTCAGGAGAGCTGGAAGATCGGGGTTCTTTCACAAGGACATGAAACTATCGCTAACTTGTTGGCGTCAGCAAGACGAGTGACACCCTCGAGTCTTAACTCACTTGGCTTTGGAAGGGATTTCGAATCCAATGAGACTGAAATATGGGGCATCAATCCCGGCGACGAATATGACCCTAATCAGGAAAACCCTGTTCTTTATATGACGCAGGTTCTGCAGAAGCCGAAATCTAAAAAGTTTGTCAGCTACACGAAGCTTCGCAAAGCGCTTGGACTTCCCAAATTCGATAAGAACGACGCGCAGAAGCTTGCAAACCAGACGTTTGTGCGCCCACCGGTAGATCTCCACCCCGGCTGGCTTTGTTTGTTTGGCGGCTCCTCCAAGTCTCCAAACCCAATAGAAGTGAATAAGGCGGGGTGGCCCACAAATATAGGAAAGTTGCCTGAGTGCCAGGTGAGCGGGCCGAGTTTTGTTGAAACGAATCAACATCGGGGTGCCGTCTACGGTGCTACGGCCTGGGGAATCGATGCTCTTGGTGACGAGTGGGAATTTGATCTGCTTGTCATCGACGAAGCGGCGCAATACTCGTTAGCCTTTACCCTGGCGGCCGCCGGTCGTGCTAAACGTATCCTCCTTTTGGGTGACCCGCGACAGCTACCGCAAGTGGTGCAAGGAACACATTGGGGCGGAGCAGAGTCGTCTGCCCTTGGCTGGTGGGCTAACAACGAAGCCACTCTGCCTGCGGATCGGGGGTACTTTATGGAGCAGACGTGGCGGATGACACGTGATCTGACCACGAAGGTGTCAGCGCTCTCGTATCGCAACAAGTTGGTTTCGGCTGACGCTGCCAATGAACGATCTTTGAGTGTATCAGCGCCATGCACTTATCCGGTCGAAAGCGGAATCCATGGTGTTCGGCTTAAGCATGAGGGCAACTCAACTAAGTCTCAGGAAGAAGTTGACGAGGTCGTTAAGATCGCGCGCGAGCTGTTGTCTGGAGGCACTGTTTGGCACACGCCCAACGCAGATCGAGAAGTGACGCAGAGAGATGTTCTGGTGGTAGCTCCTTACAATGCTCAGGTCACTTCTCTGCGAGCCGCTCTTAAAGCGGTGGATTTGGCTGAAGTCCGGGTCGGAACAGTTGACAAGTTCCAGGGGCAGGAGGCGCCAATCGTGATTGTTTCGATGACATGTTCGAGCGCTACTGACTCTCCCCGTGGCGCGGATTTTGTGATGAACCGCAATCGTTTGAATGTAGCTGTGTCTCGCGCGCAGTGGGCTGCCTATGTGGTCTACTCGGAACACCTGGTTGAGGTGACCCCCACAAGCATTGCTGCGTCAGAGCAGCTGGGCGGTTTCATGCGAATGGTGTCTGCCGTTGAGGAGTGATGCGGTGTTCCACCGAGTGGGACTGTGTACTTCGTCAGTGAGGCAAGTTTTGGCGCGGCACCCCCTCGTTTGAGAGTGCGAGCTGTTGTGGAATTCGTCCTGGAGAATTGACGGTTTTGCTGAGGAAAAGCGTATCGCTAAACCATCGTTCATCTGGTGTCGCAGTTAGAACACCATCTAGCAAGAGCGATTTCTGAGGCATACACTTCTGCCGCGTGAACGGTTAACCGTGAACATTGTTGCCGGAGTTCATTCGTAGGTGCACTCCCTAGTTGTTCTGCTTTGCGCAATTTTGTAGGGAGAAGTCGTAACTAAAACGCATCTAAAAGGCCACTACATCGATCTAATGAATATGGCGGAGGTTCCTACGGAACAGATTTAGGAACCGATTTACAAAATGGTGAC
Coding sequences:
- a CDS encoding AAA domain-containing protein is translated as MSNTPGITAPEQVVDSTAERAAELGRAYETELLQAFQSGGALLEGIGVGVKPYNVVDLTERDDEHNGGNINGVELADLLDSEAEVLYQLPLKSGRYRGTLDFLVRTGDGWTIFDAKLAREGSAQAALQLAVYWRMLTDLFESVPASVRPRLCDYAFVLTGNGRSAEVNVAEVSFLLDSRLEHLDSLLALQPKDAIEFWKAFEVAACETCEWCQQAIDATNDIKLIARIRPEQRKVLRDNKILSVHDFVEGDVKSLSKLGVSNLEVLHRQARLQAGQMARDIENSSHTTSKAAEPPVDVEWEVFDTDPIARIPLATPHDIYFDFEGDPLFLRDGGREDWGLEYLWGEFHPGAKTSGSELPGRSIDVWRKGHPQVEHREVNSLSTSFGGSFHAGWSHDETQELERFVEFISRLLKLRDAHPEFHVYHYHAYEISALRRIAERNGIFVQEVEDLISSGVFVDLLPVVRNSVAVSQSSYSIKKLEPAYMGAIARLEALDNAGDSIAMYAQAALKLKENGFSTHQDEGISAELKNEFETLELYNEYDVVSTMLLHQWLISVARDADPELQLWGPLDSGVPPERQLLDTSDISDLENEEDEETGQSESNPGAQALAEARALLTPIVISPDGDEYDNGEITADLKLLLGLTNYFIAEDLPELSDTLRLMTEDISEWESNADSLILDDVRCEPLEYQDGDFVAASNEDESADNGVTKVPVESLVNDSSKGSEDYDGWCWPRNRKAERRYLSSKVTYAPKDSTILDANQNESDSAGTYFLYYETPVPEHLPDVWGADFAARVRLNSGGVVESRRFRREEGSSTLVSGDGRIYFYENVKDSNCKLTSEQLPVAVRREEFIDEDPIKEKLANFILDSVIATLASGISGGEMDGEESESSDSLIPGLSVGDLSGPLSHEQIHKLMSTLDNDVRWNLIRKRVKCIPETEHAQHAVNIFNTLKRSEPGTVLAVQGPPGTGKTFVGGHVIAALVAQESWKIGVLSQGHETIANLLASARRVTPSSLNSLGFGRDFESNETEIWGINPGDEYDPNQENPVLYMTQVLQKPKSKKFVSYTKLRKALGLPKFDKNDAQKLANQTFVRPPVDLHPGWLCLFGGSSKSPNPIEVNKAGWPTNIGKLPECQVSGPSFVETNQHRGAVYGATAWGIDALGDEWEFDLLVIDEAAQYSLAFTLAAAGRAKRILLLGDPRQLPQVVQGTHWGGAESSALGWWANNEATLPADRGYFMEQTWRMTRDLTTKVSALSYRNKLVSADAANERSLSVSAPCTYPVESGIHGVRLKHEGNSTKSQEEVDEVVKIARELLSGGTVWHTPNADREVTQRDVLVVAPYNAQVTSLRAALKAVDLAEVRVGTVDKFQGQEAPIVIVSMTCSSATDSPRGADFVMNRNRLNVAVSRAQWAAYVVYSEHLVEVTPTSIAASEQLGGFMRMVSAVEE